A single genomic interval of Gemmatimonas sp. UBA7669 harbors:
- the sufU gene encoding Fe-S cluster assembly sulfur transfer protein SufU, which produces MSSVTSLAAMYQEALLAHHRAPRNKRELAAPTGVAVHKNPVCGDESRVMVRVEDGRLVDVSFGGQSCSVGTASASLMTEAVQGLTVREALAMADNLDAMLAGDAEAVLPETLAPLRSVAPFAGRHGCARLPWTGLREALSGSRLTGG; this is translated from the coding sequence GTGAGCAGTGTGACCTCACTGGCGGCCATGTATCAGGAGGCGCTGCTGGCGCATCATCGCGCGCCGCGCAACAAACGCGAGTTGGCGGCGCCAACCGGCGTGGCGGTGCACAAGAACCCCGTGTGCGGCGACGAAAGTCGCGTGATGGTGCGCGTCGAAGACGGGCGTCTTGTCGATGTGAGTTTTGGCGGGCAGTCCTGCTCCGTGGGCACGGCGTCCGCCAGTCTCATGACCGAGGCCGTTCAAGGGCTGACTGTGCGCGAGGCGCTGGCCATGGCCGACAATCTCGACGCCATGCTGGCCGGCGACGCCGAGGCGGTATTGCCGGAGACACTGGCACCGCTGCGCAGCGTGGCGCCGTTCGCCGGGCGGCATGGGTGCGCGCGATTGCCGTGGACGGGTTTGCGCGAGGCGCTTTCCGGCTCGCGACTGACTGGCGGTTGA
- a CDS encoding aminotransferase class V-fold PLP-dependent enzyme — protein MSAALAPRSDFPLLAANPGLHYLDSAATSQKPRMVLDALRDFYETANANPHRGAYALSALATERYHDARHTIARFVGLADSDCLIFTRGTTESMNLVASAWGPSNVQAGDEIVITALEHHANFVPWQQLALATGATLRIVELTDRQTIDLDHLRDLLSPRTRVVALTHVSNAVGAITPLAEAVRLIRSRSAAVIVVDGAQAVPHLPVHFDTLDVDFYAFSGHKLLGPMGIGCLIGRRALLESMSPYQFGGDMIEWVHDTRSTWNVIPHKFEAGTPNAADAVALAAAVRYLESLGMANVRAHELALLELADARVRELPGVTVYGPPPAERSGVVSFSLADVHPHDLATILDQHGVCVRAGHHCAQPLMRRLGVSATARASFYVYSDASDVEALVHALQAAQALFATADSSA, from the coding sequence ATGTCCGCTGCCCTCGCCCCCCGCTCCGACTTTCCGCTGCTGGCCGCCAACCCCGGCCTGCACTACCTGGACTCGGCCGCCACGTCGCAAAAACCGCGCATGGTGCTGGACGCGCTGCGCGACTTCTACGAAACGGCCAACGCCAATCCGCATCGCGGCGCGTACGCGCTGTCGGCGTTGGCCACCGAGCGCTATCACGACGCACGCCATACCATTGCCCGCTTTGTCGGGCTGGCTGACAGCGACTGTCTCATCTTCACGCGCGGGACCACCGAGAGCATGAATCTCGTGGCCTCGGCCTGGGGCCCAAGCAACGTGCAGGCCGGCGATGAGATCGTCATCACGGCGCTTGAGCACCATGCCAACTTCGTGCCCTGGCAGCAGCTGGCCCTGGCCACCGGCGCCACGCTTCGCATCGTGGAGCTCACCGACCGCCAGACCATCGATCTCGACCATCTGCGTGACCTGCTCTCGCCACGCACCCGCGTGGTGGCGCTCACGCATGTCTCCAACGCGGTGGGTGCCATCACGCCGCTCGCCGAGGCCGTGCGGCTCATCCGCTCGCGCAGCGCGGCCGTCATCGTGGTGGACGGCGCGCAGGCCGTGCCGCATCTGCCGGTGCACTTCGATACGCTCGACGTCGACTTCTATGCGTTCAGCGGCCACAAGCTGCTCGGGCCCATGGGCATCGGCTGTCTCATTGGCCGGCGCGCGCTGCTCGAGTCCATGTCACCCTACCAGTTTGGTGGCGACATGATCGAATGGGTGCACGACACCCGGAGCACCTGGAACGTCATTCCGCACAAGTTCGAGGCCGGCACGCCCAATGCGGCGGACGCCGTGGCGCTTGCTGCAGCCGTGCGGTATCTGGAGTCACTGGGCATGGCCAATGTGCGTGCGCACGAGTTGGCCCTGCTGGAGCTCGCGGATGCCCGCGTGCGTGAGCTGCCCGGTGTGACGGTGTACGGCCCGCCACCGGCCGAACGCAGTGGCGTGGTGAGTTTCTCGCTGGCCGACGTGCATCCGCATGACCTGGCCACCATTCTCGACCAGCATGGCGTCTGTGTGCGGGCCGGGCATCACTGCGCGCAGCCGCTCATGCGCCGGCTTGGTGTGAGCGCCACGGCGCGCGCATCGTTCTACGTCTATAGCGATGCATCGGACGTCGAGGCACTGGTGCATGCACTGCAGGCGGCGCAGGCCCTGTTCGCCACCGCCGACAGCTCGGCCTGA
- the sufU gene encoding Fe-S cluster assembly sulfur transfer protein SufU, translating to MSDLQELYQSVILDHNRKPRNFGELPSASHEADGRNPLCGDEVHVALVLDEAGTIADVKFTGHGCAISKASASLMTAAVKGKSRSEAEELFARFHALVLGQDPDEGKTLGQLVVFSGVSRFPVRVKCASLAWHTLKAALESGATDTAAVPAVSTE from the coding sequence ATGTCCGACCTCCAAGAGCTCTACCAGTCCGTCATCCTCGACCACAACCGCAAGCCGCGGAACTTCGGCGAGCTGCCGTCGGCCAGCCATGAAGCCGACGGTCGCAATCCGCTCTGCGGCGACGAGGTGCATGTGGCGCTCGTGCTCGACGAGGCCGGTACCATTGCGGACGTCAAGTTCACCGGGCACGGCTGCGCCATTTCCAAGGCCAGCGCCTCGCTCATGACGGCGGCGGTCAAGGGCAAGTCGCGCAGCGAAGCCGAGGAGCTGTTCGCGCGATTCCATGCGCTGGTGCTCGGTCAGGATCCCGATGAAGGCAAGACGCTCGGCCAACTCGTGGTGTTCAGCGGCGTGTCGCGCTTCCCGGTGCGCGTGAAGTGTGCGTCGCTGGCCTGGCACACGCTCAAGGCGGCCCTTGAGAGTGGCGCCACCGATACGGCGGCGGTACCGGCCGTGAGCACGGAATGA
- the sufD gene encoding Fe-S cluster assembly protein SufD, with amino-acid sequence MTTGLRFAEQAVAASVADAPGSLKGLRAAGAEAFKTLGFPTTRNEDWHYTNVSAIATAQYTPAADVAPVSLDAAALEPYTFGGTWPLVVFVNGRFNAELSRLDALPAGISVRSLADASVDDAEALGAVLGTAATADRDGFTALNAAFAGEGTYIRVSKEMVIDTPIHLLHVTDARGEGLMSHPRHVLVAERHAKAMVVESHIGLANVPYFTNAVVEAFVEDGATLQLIRVQREARTAHHVGTVEARQGRDSHFVTFTFQTGAALSRSNVYTVLNGEGCGCTINGLYMLDGEQHGDHQTRVEHVKENCFSREAYKGLIDDSAHGVFNGKVYVHPEAQKTDGKQTNHTLLLSEKAQIDTKPQLEIFADDVKCTHGATVGRIDETSLFYLKSRGVGKVLARQLLMYAFAADVLETIEHPVIVDALEKLTVERFTGSTTH; translated from the coding sequence GTGACCACCGGGCTCCGATTCGCCGAGCAGGCGGTGGCGGCCTCCGTGGCCGACGCGCCGGGCTCACTCAAGGGATTGCGGGCGGCGGGCGCCGAGGCGTTCAAGACGCTGGGCTTCCCCACCACGCGCAACGAGGACTGGCACTACACCAACGTGTCGGCCATCGCCACTGCGCAGTACACGCCGGCCGCCGATGTGGCGCCGGTGTCGCTCGACGCCGCGGCGCTCGAGCCCTACACCTTTGGCGGCACCTGGCCGCTGGTGGTGTTCGTGAACGGTCGCTTCAACGCCGAGCTCTCGCGGCTGGACGCCCTGCCCGCCGGCATCAGCGTGCGGTCGCTGGCCGACGCCTCCGTGGACGACGCCGAGGCGCTGGGCGCGGTGCTGGGCACGGCGGCCACGGCCGATCGTGACGGCTTCACGGCGCTCAACGCGGCCTTCGCCGGTGAGGGCACATACATCCGCGTGTCCAAGGAAATGGTCATCGACACGCCCATTCATCTGCTGCACGTCACCGACGCGCGCGGTGAGGGGCTGATGAGCCACCCGCGCCATGTGCTGGTGGCCGAGCGGCATGCCAAGGCCATGGTGGTGGAAAGCCACATCGGATTGGCCAACGTGCCGTACTTCACCAACGCGGTGGTGGAAGCCTTCGTGGAAGACGGCGCCACCCTGCAGCTCATCCGCGTGCAGCGCGAGGCGCGCACGGCGCATCATGTGGGCACGGTGGAAGCCCGTCAGGGACGCGACAGTCACTTCGTCACCTTCACCTTCCAGACGGGCGCCGCGCTGTCGCGCAGCAATGTCTACACGGTGCTGAACGGCGAAGGCTGCGGCTGCACCATCAACGGGCTCTACATGCTCGATGGCGAGCAGCACGGCGATCACCAGACGCGCGTGGAGCACGTGAAGGAAAACTGCTTCAGCCGTGAAGCCTACAAGGGTCTCATCGACGATAGCGCGCACGGCGTGTTCAACGGCAAGGTGTATGTGCACCCCGAGGCGCAGAAGACGGACGGCAAGCAGACCAATCACACCCTGCTCTTGTCCGAGAAGGCGCAGATCGACACCAAGCCGCAGCTCGAGATCTTTGCGGATGACGTGAAGTGCACGCACGGCGCCACGGTGGGTCGCATCGACGAGACGTCACTGTTCTACCTCAAGAGCCGTGGTGTGGGCAAGGTGCTGGCCCGTCAGCTGCTCATGTACGCCTTTGCAGCCGACGTGCTGGAGACCATCGAACATCCGGTCATTGTGGACGCACTGGAGAAGCTGACGGTGGAGCGGTTTACGGGAAGCACCACACACTGA
- the sufC gene encoding Fe-S cluster assembly ATPase SufC, with amino-acid sequence MLQINDLHAAIDGKPILKGITLTVNAGEVHAVMGPNGSGKSTLAQVLAGHPAYEITGGEVLYKGENLLEMDPEVRAQSGVFLAFQYPVEIPGVTNAYFLRAAYNEIRKAKGLEEVDPMEFLDLVEEKLKLVDMDVSMLNRSVNAGFSGGEKKRNEILQMAVLQPSLAILDETDSGLDIDALRIVAEGVNALKRPDNATIVVTHYQRLLNYIVPDQVHVLAGGRIIKSGDKSLALELEARGYDWLLETAA; translated from the coding sequence ATGCTGCAGATCAACGACCTCCACGCCGCCATCGACGGCAAGCCGATCCTCAAGGGCATCACGCTCACCGTGAACGCCGGCGAGGTGCACGCCGTCATGGGCCCGAACGGCTCGGGCAAGAGCACGCTCGCGCAGGTGCTGGCCGGCCACCCGGCGTACGAGATCACCGGCGGTGAGGTGCTCTACAAGGGCGAGAACCTGCTGGAGATGGATCCGGAAGTGCGGGCGCAGTCCGGCGTGTTCCTGGCCTTCCAGTATCCCGTGGAAATTCCCGGCGTCACCAACGCCTACTTCCTGCGCGCGGCCTACAACGAGATCCGCAAGGCCAAGGGCCTCGAGGAAGTCGACCCCATGGAGTTCCTCGACCTCGTGGAGGAGAAGCTCAAGCTGGTGGACATGGATGTGTCCATGCTCAACCGCTCAGTGAACGCCGGCTTCTCGGGTGGCGAAAAGAAGCGCAACGAGATCCTGCAGATGGCGGTGCTGCAGCCGTCGCTGGCCATTCTCGACGAAACCGACTCGGGCCTCGACATCGATGCGCTGCGTATCGTGGCCGAGGGTGTGAACGCGCTCAAGCGTCCCGACAACGCCACCATCGTGGTCACGCACTACCAGCGCCTGCTCAACTACATCGTGCCCGACCAGGTGCACGTGCTGGCCGGTGGTCGCATCATCAAGAGCGGCGACAAGTCGCTGGCTCTCGAGCTCGAGGCCCGCGGCTATGACTGGCTGCTGGAGACGGCGGCGTGA
- a CDS encoding Rieske (2Fe-2S) protein, whose amino-acid sequence MTAGPADRATTWERVAELSQIEATFPLGVKLADGTRVCLVRDGSVVHAVEDRCPHRDFALSGGDVVAPCVLECPWHGARFDVRTGEVLQGPATDAIRVYEVRVEAGSVWVRGADSAPGTAS is encoded by the coding sequence ATGACGGCAGGGCCGGCCGACCGGGCCACGACTTGGGAACGGGTGGCCGAGCTCAGTCAGATCGAGGCCACGTTCCCGCTGGGCGTCAAGCTGGCCGACGGCACCCGCGTGTGTCTGGTGCGTGATGGTAGCGTGGTGCATGCCGTGGAGGACCGCTGCCCTCACCGTGATTTTGCCTTGTCGGGTGGGGATGTGGTGGCGCCCTGTGTGCTCGAGTGTCCCTGGCACGGCGCGCGTTTCGACGTGCGAACGGGAGAAGTGCTGCAGGGGCCGGCCACTGATGCCATTCGCGTGTACGAGGTCCGGGTTGAGGCGGGTTCGGTGTGGGTGCGGGGTGCAGACTCGGCGCCGGGAACCGCCAGCTGA
- a CDS encoding helix-turn-helix transcriptional regulator, whose amino-acid sequence MEDVVGALGGFRGVRADLLVALRKAQPLTAGELGSQFGLTANALRRHLKALEEDGLVRYQRVVRGVGAPVFAYSLTPAGEALFPRSYVQMLATALDLLRTHTGDRAVESVLEADWQRLADEAGPVLEALPLEERVPLVAELLTSKGYMAEVEPASLTLRIHNCALREIADRFPAACEVEAKFVERLLGVPVERLAHRLGGCGRCEYRMSGPLTAVQQEQA is encoded by the coding sequence ATGGAAGATGTGGTTGGCGCGCTTGGGGGCTTTCGTGGGGTTCGGGCCGATCTGCTGGTGGCGCTGCGCAAGGCGCAGCCGCTGACGGCGGGCGAGTTGGGCTCGCAGTTCGGGCTGACGGCCAACGCCCTGCGCCGGCACCTCAAGGCACTCGAGGAAGACGGGTTGGTGCGCTACCAGCGGGTGGTGCGTGGGGTGGGGGCACCGGTGTTTGCCTACTCGCTCACGCCGGCCGGCGAAGCGCTGTTCCCCCGCAGTTACGTGCAAATGCTGGCCACGGCGCTCGACCTGCTGCGGACCCACACGGGTGATCGCGCGGTGGAGTCGGTTCTGGAAGCCGATTGGCAACGTCTGGCCGACGAGGCTGGACCGGTGCTGGAGGCGCTGCCCCTCGAGGAGCGGGTGCCGCTGGTGGCGGAGTTGCTCACCTCCAAGGGCTATATGGCGGAAGTGGAACCCGCGAGCCTCACGTTGCGCATTCACAACTGTGCGCTGCGTGAAATCGCCGACCGGTTTCCGGCGGCATGCGAAGTGGAAGCGAAGTTCGTGGAACGCCTGCTGGGCGTCCCGGTCGAGCGCCTGGCGCATCGACTCGGGGGCTGCGGGCGGTGTGAATACCGGATGTCAGGACCCCTCACGGCGGTGCAACAGGAGCAGGCATGA
- the sufB gene encoding Fe-S cluster assembly protein SufB, with translation MSSTIESLVNREYQYGFTTDIETETLPPGLTEDTVRFISAKKNEPEWLLEWRLKAFRRWQTMTEPHWANVSYPPIDYQAASYYSAPKSVKPLGSLDEVDPKLLETYNKLGISLTEQKRLAGVAVDAVFDSVSVGTTYKEELAKYGVIFMSFGEAVREYPDLVRKYLGSVVPYSDNFFAALNSAVFSDGSFCYIPKGVRCPMELSTYFRINAAETGQFERTLIVADEGAYVSYLEGCTAPKRDTNQLHAAVVEIAALDNATVKYSTVQNWYAGDEHGVGGIYNFVTKRGKAMTNAKISWTQVETGSAITWKYPSVILQGDNSVGEFYSVAVASKKQQADTGTKMIHIGRNTKSTIVSKGISAMQGQNSYRGKVQILPKAEGARNYTQCDSMLVGNACGAHTFPYVEVGNNSATLEHEASTSKIGEDQIFYLKARGLDAEQAVSMIVSGFCKEVFKELPMEFALEAQQLLGITLEGSVG, from the coding sequence ATGAGTTCGACGATCGAGTCACTGGTCAATCGCGAGTACCAGTACGGCTTCACCACGGACATCGAGACGGAAACCCTGCCGCCGGGTCTGACTGAAGACACGGTGCGCTTCATCTCCGCCAAGAAGAACGAGCCGGAGTGGCTGCTGGAGTGGCGCCTCAAGGCCTTCCGTCGCTGGCAGACGATGACGGAGCCGCACTGGGCCAACGTCAGCTATCCGCCCATCGACTACCAGGCCGCGTCGTACTACAGCGCGCCCAAGTCGGTGAAGCCGCTCGGGTCGCTCGACGAGGTCGACCCCAAGCTGCTCGAGACCTACAACAAGCTCGGCATCTCGCTCACGGAGCAGAAGCGTCTGGCCGGTGTGGCCGTGGACGCGGTGTTCGACTCCGTGTCCGTGGGCACGACGTACAAGGAGGAACTCGCCAAGTACGGCGTGATCTTCATGTCGTTTGGCGAGGCGGTGCGCGAGTACCCCGACCTGGTGCGCAAGTATCTGGGCTCGGTTGTGCCCTACAGCGACAACTTCTTCGCCGCGCTCAACAGCGCGGTGTTCTCCGACGGCTCGTTCTGCTACATCCCCAAGGGGGTGCGCTGCCCCATGGAGCTGTCCACCTACTTCCGCATCAACGCCGCGGAAACCGGGCAGTTCGAGCGCACGCTCATCGTGGCCGATGAAGGCGCGTATGTGAGCTATCTGGAAGGCTGCACCGCGCCCAAGCGCGACACCAACCAGCTGCATGCGGCCGTGGTGGAAATCGCGGCCCTCGACAACGCCACGGTGAAGTACAGCACGGTGCAGAACTGGTATGCGGGCGACGAACACGGCGTGGGTGGCATCTACAACTTCGTCACCAAGCGCGGCAAGGCGATGACCAACGCCAAGATCTCCTGGACCCAGGTGGAGACCGGCTCGGCCATCACCTGGAAGTATCCGTCGGTCATCCTGCAGGGCGACAACTCGGTGGGCGAGTTCTACTCGGTGGCCGTGGCCAGCAAGAAGCAGCAGGCCGACACGGGCACGAAGATGATCCACATCGGGCGCAACACGAAGAGCACCATCGTGTCGAAGGGCATCAGCGCCATGCAGGGCCAGAACAGCTACCGGGGCAAGGTGCAGATCCTGCCCAAGGCCGAGGGCGCACGCAACTACACGCAGTGCGACTCGATGCTGGTGGGCAATGCCTGCGGCGCGCACACCTTCCCGTATGTGGAGGTGGGCAACAACAGCGCGACGCTCGAGCACGAGGCCTCCACGTCCAAGATCGGTGAAGACCAGATCTTCTACCTCAAGGCGCGCGGTCTCGACGCCGAGCAGGCCGTGAGCATGATCGTGAGCGGCTTCTGCAAGGAAGTGTTCAAGGAGCTGCCCATGGAGTTCGCGCTCGAGGCGCAGCAGCTGCTCGGTATCACCCTCGAAGGATCCGTTGGCTGA